From a single Paenibacillus sp. FSL R5-0345 genomic region:
- a CDS encoding DinB family protein, with translation MQNKISEVLLQNWDYCMDIEDWAPPLSDALEGVDSKQALWKPEGSAINSIWETVNHLTYYKVRLLRKLKGLPKQPDAESNDDTFTVTTEGEEAWAKAVADLKDVHAALREIIEALEEGAYDWGGSGHAPGEEVMSLILHDSYHTGQIIMLRKLQGSWVSNRSFN, from the coding sequence ATGCAAAATAAAATCAGTGAGGTTCTGCTGCAAAATTGGGATTATTGCATGGATATCGAGGATTGGGCTCCGCCGTTAAGCGATGCACTGGAAGGTGTGGATAGTAAACAGGCACTTTGGAAGCCAGAGGGGAGTGCAATCAATTCCATCTGGGAGACGGTTAACCATTTAACATATTATAAGGTTCGTTTGTTGCGTAAGTTAAAAGGGTTGCCCAAACAACCTGATGCTGAAAGCAACGATGATACCTTCACTGTAACAACGGAAGGGGAAGAAGCATGGGCGAAGGCCGTCGCAGACCTGAAGGACGTGCATGCTGCGCTTAGAGAAATCATTGAGGCGTTGGAAGAAGGTGCATATGATTGGGGCGGTTCGGGTCATGCCCCAGGGGAAGAGGTAATGAGTCTCATTTTGCATGATTCATACCACACCGGACAAATTATTATGCTTCGTAAACTGCAAGGCTCCTGGGTTTCCAACCGTAGTTTTAATTAG
- a CDS encoding GTP-binding protein, with protein MIQQQGAERINVGIFAHVDAGKTTTTEHILYESGRIRALGSVDSGTALTDSMDVERQRGISVRAALASFTWEGVQINLVDTPGHVDFLSEVERSLRVMDCAVLILSAVEGVQAQSEMIWNALRKLGIPTLIFVNKMDRVGADPEAVLAEARNYLSSDIIPVQQPVGKEQEYIGAIDLWGSEADLAAQTELLEALAERDEDLLEAYMSGSSIDLSAWKKAMKTASASGRYYPMVYGVAAKGLGITALLDAMIEYFPRAGGNAEGSVSGIVYNIQRDKSMGRMAFVRLYEGTIRNRDTVMNNTQDIQGKVTQIRKVEGGRTEDVGALEAGDIAVIYGLSGVRIGDVLGHPEAIPEEAKLAVPLLTVRVFWETDMDDHKVIGALQELADEDPLLDAQWLQDERELHIKVMGPIQLEILNSVLKERYGLQVTFGQPSVIYKETPASAGEGFIAYTMPKPCWAILRFQIEPGPPGSGLVYDSVVRSSDLLPQYQSETARRVPEALQQGLYGWEVTDLKVTLIEGQHHVWHTHPLDFAVATPMGIMDGLAQVGTKLLEPILQVRIVVPEENGGRVMNDLVQMRGTFDPPVLQGDRMIIEGRLPLATSLDYPVSLSSYTKGRSTFTSFFAGYEECPSDVSAERTRRGVNPLDQAKYILSVRKALQG; from the coding sequence ATGATTCAGCAGCAAGGGGCAGAACGGATTAATGTGGGGATATTTGCCCATGTGGATGCCGGGAAGACAACAACTACGGAGCATATTTTATATGAAAGTGGTCGCATTCGTGCACTTGGCAGTGTTGATAGTGGGACAGCATTAACAGATTCTATGGATGTGGAGCGGCAACGCGGAATATCGGTACGGGCGGCATTGGCTTCTTTTACTTGGGAAGGTGTGCAGATCAATCTTGTCGATACACCGGGGCACGTAGATTTTCTGTCAGAGGTTGAACGGTCTTTGCGGGTGATGGATTGTGCGGTGCTTATTTTGTCTGCGGTAGAGGGTGTTCAGGCTCAAAGTGAGATGATCTGGAACGCGCTGCGGAAGCTGGGGATTCCGACGCTTATTTTTGTGAACAAAATGGACCGGGTAGGTGCTGACCCTGAAGCAGTGCTGGCAGAGGCGAGAAACTATTTATCTAGTGATATCATTCCAGTGCAGCAACCGGTGGGCAAAGAGCAGGAGTACATAGGGGCAATAGATTTGTGGGGGAGCGAGGCTGATCTTGCGGCACAGACTGAACTGTTGGAGGCATTGGCTGAGCGGGATGAAGATCTGTTAGAGGCGTATATGTCAGGTAGTTCGATTGATCTTTCAGCTTGGAAAAAAGCAATGAAGACGGCTTCCGCATCTGGACGCTATTACCCAATGGTTTATGGTGTTGCCGCCAAGGGGCTTGGTATTACGGCATTGCTGGACGCGATGATTGAGTATTTTCCTCGTGCGGGTGGAAATGCTGAGGGCTCGGTATCAGGGATCGTATACAATATTCAACGTGATAAAAGTATGGGACGAATGGCGTTTGTCCGCCTTTACGAAGGAACGATCCGTAACCGCGATACGGTGATGAACAACACACAGGATATTCAGGGGAAAGTGACCCAGATCCGTAAGGTCGAAGGCGGCCGTACTGAGGATGTAGGAGCGCTTGAAGCGGGGGATATCGCTGTAATCTATGGTCTTTCAGGGGTGCGTATTGGAGACGTACTCGGCCATCCGGAGGCGATTCCGGAGGAAGCGAAGCTGGCAGTGCCGCTGTTAACAGTGCGCGTATTCTGGGAAACCGATATGGATGATCATAAGGTTATCGGAGCGTTGCAGGAGCTGGCGGATGAAGATCCGCTTTTGGATGCACAGTGGCTGCAGGACGAACGGGAGCTGCATATCAAAGTAATGGGACCTATTCAGCTGGAGATTCTGAACAGTGTTCTGAAGGAGCGCTATGGCCTTCAGGTTACCTTTGGTCAGCCTTCTGTCATTTATAAAGAAACACCAGCCTCTGCTGGGGAAGGCTTTATCGCCTATACAATGCCGAAGCCATGCTGGGCAATTTTGCGGTTTCAGATTGAGCCAGGTCCCCCAGGTAGTGGATTAGTCTACGATTCGGTAGTTCGGAGTTCTGATTTGCTGCCGCAATATCAGAGCGAGACCGCACGCCGTGTGCCGGAAGCGTTACAGCAGGGCTTGTACGGCTGGGAGGTTACCGATCTGAAAGTGACCTTGATTGAGGGACAGCATCATGTGTGGCATACACATCCGCTGGATTTTGCCGTAGCGACTCCTATGGGGATTATGGATGGACTCGCGCAGGTAGGTACTAAGCTGCTGGAGCCGATTCTTCAGGTTCGCATCGTAGTTCCTGAGGAGAATGGCGGCCGTGTGATGAACGACCTGGTTCAGATGCGCGGCACGTTCGATCCACCTGTGCTGCAAGGCGACCGGATGATCATCGAAGGGCGTTTGCCGCTGGCAACGTCGCTCGATTATCCCGTCAGCTTAAGCTCCTACACAAAGGGGCGCAGCACGTTCACTTCTTTTTTTGCCGGCTATGAAGAATGTCCTTCAGATGTATCCGCAGAGCGCACCCGCCGGGGTGTGAACCCGCTGGATCAGGCGAAATATATATTAAGCGTGCGAAAGGCGCTGCAGGGGTGA
- a CDS encoding acyltransferase family protein translates to MKEIKVTPPTNSLEPDNSTTRRRYMPGIDGLRALSVIAVIAYHLDLNWAPGGLIGVGIFFVLSGYLITDQIIQRWKQDRRFDLKDFWIRRARRLLPAMFVMLFVTAMWLLLFDRSRLAALQGDFISSTLYFNNWWLIFHDVSYFESFGPPSPIGHLWSLAIEEQFYFIWPLVIIVGLRLAPQRGKLIVMCLTGAFLSALAMALIYQPGVDPSRVYYGTDTRAFALLIGAALALAWPSQNLTDKISRRSRYILDFSGAIGLITLILMIWRTNEYGQFLYYGGLVLVSILSAIVIAVLAHPASRLAKIMGCKPLRWIGVRSYSIYIWHYPVIILTNPTVDTGGFDGFRVLFQLGVSLLLASLSWKYIEEPIRQGLLGRWCTKLSIRLQFKIRPLFIFIAVPLIILSISCSSNLDTKISADPNTGTNINHDKNKHNVTLVPPQNVPTPVPVPVPVDPPKKPESQPQVEEAGKGVTAIGDSVILDAAPYLQELLPGIVIDGKVGRQMSQAQEVVDKLRTKGKLGTRVIINLGTNGAFNSNQLRKLLISLEDVQQVVLVNTRVPKKWQNTVNTLLKKVALEFPNAMVVDWHSSSEGKDSYFYEDGVHLKREGAKSYAALVAKAIQKENQ, encoded by the coding sequence ATGAAAGAAATCAAGGTTACACCACCGACTAACTCTTTAGAACCTGACAATTCCACGACTAGAAGGCGTTATATGCCGGGAATAGATGGACTTCGAGCACTCTCTGTGATCGCAGTTATCGCGTATCATCTCGACCTCAATTGGGCTCCAGGAGGACTTATAGGGGTCGGAATATTCTTCGTTCTGTCTGGATATCTGATCACGGATCAAATCATCCAAAGGTGGAAGCAAGACCGACGGTTCGATCTTAAAGATTTCTGGATTAGACGAGCGCGACGGCTATTGCCTGCTATGTTTGTCATGCTTTTTGTCACTGCTATGTGGCTTCTGTTGTTCGATCGTTCACGATTAGCAGCATTACAAGGGGACTTTATATCTTCAACGTTATACTTCAATAACTGGTGGCTTATTTTTCACGATGTATCTTATTTCGAGAGCTTTGGACCTCCTTCTCCTATAGGTCATTTGTGGTCGCTCGCTATTGAGGAACAGTTCTACTTCATTTGGCCATTGGTTATTATTGTAGGGTTACGCCTTGCACCTCAGCGAGGTAAACTCATTGTGATGTGTCTAACAGGGGCATTCCTCTCGGCACTTGCTATGGCGCTAATCTATCAACCTGGAGTTGATCCAAGCCGAGTCTATTATGGTACTGATACCCGAGCTTTTGCTCTACTGATTGGAGCCGCTCTCGCTCTAGCATGGCCGAGTCAAAATTTGACCGATAAGATTTCACGCAGATCTCGCTATATCCTTGACTTCAGTGGTGCAATCGGATTAATCACCCTCATTCTTATGATTTGGCGGACGAATGAGTACGGACAATTTCTTTATTATGGCGGCTTGGTTCTAGTGTCGATCCTTTCCGCAATTGTAATAGCTGTACTCGCACATCCTGCGAGCCGACTAGCTAAAATCATGGGTTGCAAGCCCTTGCGTTGGATTGGCGTACGTTCCTATAGTATTTACATATGGCATTATCCAGTCATCATTCTAACTAATCCTACAGTAGATACAGGTGGGTTCGATGGTTTCCGTGTTCTTTTTCAGCTGGGAGTTAGCCTCCTATTAGCCTCACTATCGTGGAAATATATCGAAGAACCTATTCGTCAAGGTTTATTAGGAAGATGGTGTACGAAATTAAGCATTCGTCTGCAATTCAAGATTCGACCCTTATTCATCTTTATTGCAGTCCCGTTAATCATATTGTCCATATCCTGTAGTAGCAACTTGGATACTAAGATATCCGCAGATCCGAATACAGGCACTAATATTAATCACGATAAGAATAAACATAATGTCACACTAGTGCCCCCTCAAAATGTACCAACACCTGTGCCTGTACCAGTACCAGTAGATCCACCGAAGAAGCCAGAATCTCAGCCTCAGGTAGAAGAAGCAGGTAAAGGTGTTACTGCGATAGGTGATTCCGTAATCCTCGATGCTGCTCCTTATCTACAAGAACTTCTGCCAGGCATTGTTATCGATGGTAAGGTAGGCAGGCAGATGTCACAGGCACAAGAAGTGGTCGATAAACTTAGGACGAAGGGGAAACTTGGCACTCGAGTGATCATTAATCTAGGTACGAACGGAGCTTTTAACTCCAATCAATTGCGGAAATTACTTATTTCACTTGAAGATGTTCAGCAAGTCGTACTAGTAAACACACGTGTACCGAAAAAATGGCAAAATACTGTGAATACTTTGCTTAAGAAAGTGGCTTTAGAATTCCCCAACGCTATGGTTGTAGACTGGCATTCCTCAAGCGAAGGAAAGGACTCTTACTTCTATGAGGATGGCGTTCATCTAAAACGAGAAGGTGCCAAATCCTATGCAGCACTTGTAGCTAAAGCCATACAAAAGGAGAATCAATGA
- a CDS encoding DUF3298 and DUF4163 domain-containing protein: MDNQIKKIIEDYNKLPIPEELDFVVSKALKKRKIRRIRYQWISGVCAAALFFVIGINVNVNIANAFSAIPGVDSIVKVLTFREYKVDEQTYNADIKVPIITNLENKELESTLNEKYLEENKKLYDEFQAEMESLKQSGEGHLGVDTGFEVKTDNAELFAISRYVVNTVGSSSTTMQHDTIDKKNQILLSLPMLFKDDRYISIISENIKEQMRSQMKADKDMFYWISTDEPNEDLFYQFENIAKDQDFYINDKYQLVISFNKYDVAPGYMGVREFIIPTDVIADVLVSRTYIK, encoded by the coding sequence ATGGATAACCAAATCAAAAAAATTATAGAAGATTATAACAAACTCCCTATTCCTGAGGAATTAGATTTCGTTGTAAGTAAAGCATTAAAGAAAAGGAAGATAAGAAGAATACGTTACCAGTGGATATCTGGAGTTTGTGCGGCAGCCCTATTTTTCGTGATTGGGATTAATGTCAATGTTAACATTGCCAACGCCTTCTCCGCTATACCTGGTGTAGACAGTATTGTTAAAGTGCTAACTTTTAGAGAATACAAAGTGGATGAGCAGACCTATAATGCAGACATAAAGGTTCCCATCATTACTAACCTAGAGAATAAAGAGCTGGAATCGACTCTGAATGAAAAATATCTCGAAGAAAACAAAAAACTATATGATGAGTTTCAAGCAGAGATGGAGTCTTTAAAGCAATCCGGAGAGGGTCATTTAGGGGTCGATACAGGCTTTGAGGTTAAAACGGACAATGCTGAGCTATTTGCTATTAGCAGATACGTGGTAAATACCGTAGGTTCATCGTCAACAACAATGCAGCACGATACGATAGACAAGAAGAATCAAATCCTGCTAAGTCTGCCTATGTTATTTAAAGATGATCGATATATCAGTATCATAAGTGAAAATATTAAGGAACAGATGCGCTCCCAAATGAAAGCAGATAAAGATATGTTCTACTGGATTTCAACAGATGAACCCAATGAAGACCTTTTTTATCAATTTGAAAATATAGCTAAAGATCAAGATTTCTATATCAACGATAAGTACCAGCTGGTTATTTCCTTTAACAAATATGATGTGGCTCCTGGCTACATGGGCGTTAGAGAATTCATCATTCCAACAGATGTTATTGCAGATGTTCTGGTCAGCCGTACGTACATTAAATAA
- a CDS encoding GNAT family N-acetyltransferase codes for MKIRKATASDIDGIAFVHAMSWKTTYKGLISDEFLDAITVEARSKRWIRNFENPIKDEVMYVAEDEAGMIIGFANGGARREPDLYDAELYALYLLKEHQGKGLGKRLIRSVAQNLLEKNYSSFMTWVLAGNPAIHFYHSVGGESISSIEVKIGDELLEEIKIGWQDIRGIGID; via the coding sequence ATGAAGATCAGAAAAGCAACAGCTAGTGATATAGACGGGATTGCTTTCGTTCACGCTATGAGTTGGAAAACCACGTATAAAGGACTAATATCAGATGAGTTTCTTGATGCAATCACAGTGGAAGCTAGAAGTAAGCGCTGGATTCGGAATTTTGAAAATCCCATTAAAGACGAGGTTATGTATGTGGCTGAAGATGAGGCTGGGATGATCATTGGCTTTGCAAATGGAGGGGCGCGAAGGGAACCGGATCTCTACGATGCGGAGCTTTACGCACTTTATTTGCTTAAGGAACACCAAGGAAAAGGTCTTGGTAAGCGGCTCATAAGAAGCGTAGCACAGAACTTATTGGAGAAAAATTATAGTTCATTCATGACTTGGGTGCTGGCAGGCAATCCTGCGATTCATTTCTACCACAGCGTTGGGGGAGAGTCTATCTCAAGTATAGAAGTTAAGATAGGGGATGAATTATTAGAAGAAATAAAAATAGGATGGCAAGACATTAGAGGCATAGGGATTGATTAA
- a CDS encoding CGNR zinc finger domain-containing protein, with amino-acid sequence MLWEDFINSYWRDWRTGDKNKDRDKLDEEEWVSKWLKKHALLATQMPNDIELAQLKELRSLLWKWVQTIVQGESVYGEMLEQLNPYMDKGPVTRRMIWESDGQAAIKLLPLHSGWEQVMAEIAASFAEALLEKEPSRFRICENPDCLWVYYDDTRNRSKRYCDDKACGNLMKVRRFRARKKAEKGSE; translated from the coding sequence GTGTTGTGGGAGGATTTCATTAACAGTTACTGGCGGGATTGGCGTACAGGGGATAAGAATAAGGATAGGGACAAGCTCGATGAAGAGGAGTGGGTTTCTAAATGGCTGAAGAAGCATGCTCTATTAGCAACACAGATGCCGAATGACATAGAACTGGCACAGCTTAAAGAGCTTCGCTCACTGCTATGGAAGTGGGTACAGACCATTGTACAAGGGGAATCAGTGTATGGAGAAATGCTGGAGCAGCTCAATCCCTATATGGACAAGGGCCCTGTTACGCGGCGAATGATATGGGAAAGTGACGGGCAAGCGGCGATAAAGCTGTTGCCACTACATAGCGGTTGGGAGCAGGTGATGGCGGAGATAGCGGCGTCTTTTGCGGAGGCTTTGCTTGAAAAAGAACCCTCAAGATTCCGTATCTGCGAGAATCCTGATTGTCTCTGGGTGTACTATGATGATACACGTAACCGTTCTAAGCGTTACTGCGATGACAAGGCTTGTGGCAACCTCATGAAGGTGCGGCGGTTCCGGGCGCGGAAGAAGGCTGAAAAAGGTTCGGAGTGA
- a CDS encoding stalk domain-containing protein translates to MKKSPFKVLKLGVVGLTVVGISAGMLPMNGTAFADAVNTTKPAINVPISAVPISTINNTGIQIKEVILTSSTELLNTNIKVPQIVGMLDTKAQEEINSIILSNAQKDLALWEKDATEAAADAKKAGFEYRPYELNIIYDLKENKTDNPSGMISLVVTSQGETGGTGMPRVDTYNVFNTKQAQRIALSDFFGNDFKEKLNAGILAKINEEPENYFIEDFKGINEEQGFYIENGEVVILFPKYSIAPGAMGTPEFRFSTHITNNPKLDLSTIATFKNANGVSMVSLRDVANRLGYEIKWNQTSRSAELKKGAQWTNVTLGKDSYFFAKMAPVTLGTAPILKNDTIYVPVKMVTDILRVEIKNG, encoded by the coding sequence ATGAAAAAGAGCCCTTTTAAAGTATTGAAGCTTGGTGTAGTCGGATTAACGGTTGTGGGAATAAGCGCTGGCATGTTACCAATGAATGGCACTGCTTTTGCTGATGCAGTGAACACGACTAAGCCTGCCATCAATGTACCGATTTCAGCTGTACCGATTTCCACCATCAATAACACTGGGATCCAAATCAAAGAAGTAATTCTCACATCTTCAACGGAGCTTCTGAATACAAATATTAAAGTGCCACAGATCGTAGGTATGTTGGACACTAAGGCTCAGGAAGAAATCAACAGTATCATTCTGTCTAATGCGCAGAAAGACCTTGCTCTTTGGGAAAAGGATGCAACTGAAGCAGCAGCAGACGCTAAAAAGGCTGGTTTTGAGTATCGCCCATATGAGCTAAATATTATTTATGACTTAAAGGAAAATAAAACGGATAACCCTTCTGGAATGATATCACTTGTGGTTACTTCTCAAGGTGAAACTGGTGGAACGGGTATGCCTCGTGTAGATACATATAATGTATTTAATACGAAACAAGCTCAGCGGATTGCCTTGTCAGATTTCTTTGGAAACGACTTTAAGGAAAAGTTGAATGCCGGTATCCTTGCGAAGATCAATGAGGAACCTGAGAACTACTTTATTGAGGATTTCAAAGGAATCAATGAAGAACAAGGTTTTTATATTGAAAATGGTGAGGTTGTCATCCTCTTCCCTAAATATAGTATTGCTCCAGGCGCCATGGGAACTCCTGAATTTCGTTTCAGTACCCATATTACGAACAACCCGAAGCTCGATTTAAGTACAATAGCTACATTTAAGAATGCTAATGGGGTTTCAATGGTGTCATTACGAGATGTGGCGAATCGTTTAGGATATGAAATCAAGTGGAATCAAACGTCGCGCTCAGCTGAGTTGAAGAAAGGTGCACAGTGGACCAATGTTACCTTAGGTAAAGATTCTTACTTTTTTGCCAAAATGGCACCTGTCACTTTAGGTACTGCTCCTATCCTAAAGAACGATACGATATACGTTCCGGTTAAAATGGTTACGGATATTTTACGTGTGGAAATTAAGAACGGCTAA
- a CDS encoding RNA polymerase sigma factor, whose amino-acid sequence MLKRNKEKLLTLCITDNKENIYRLAYSYVKNKEDALDVVQDSIYKALSSIGLLKNPESVKSWLFRIVVTTSLDFLRKHKRVQPVDDEALDFFIPGAVDVYPDIDLERSLDDLPLKYRNVIVLRYIEDLKIEEVAEVLNENVNTVKTRLYQALQLLRVNMQEESSKEIN is encoded by the coding sequence ATGCTTAAGAGGAATAAAGAGAAATTACTCACTCTTTGTATTACAGATAACAAGGAGAACATATACCGTCTAGCTTACAGCTATGTGAAGAACAAAGAGGATGCATTAGATGTTGTTCAGGATTCGATTTATAAAGCTCTCTCCTCTATAGGGTTGCTAAAGAACCCAGAATCCGTAAAGAGTTGGTTGTTTAGAATCGTAGTAACTACCTCTCTGGATTTTCTGAGGAAACATAAAAGAGTTCAACCAGTAGATGATGAAGCACTCGACTTCTTTATCCCTGGTGCGGTAGACGTGTATCCAGATATTGATTTAGAAAGATCGCTGGATGATCTACCCCTTAAGTATCGAAATGTCATCGTCCTTAGATATATCGAAGATTTAAAGATCGAGGAAGTTGCGGAAGTATTAAATGAAAACGTCAATACAGTAAAGACTAGACTATATCAAGCACTCCAGTTATTAAGAGTCAACATGCAGGAAGAATCCTCAAAGGAGATCAATTAG
- a CDS encoding AraC family transcriptional regulator, with the protein MTDISLKPDGFDEQKLFVLPDFMMNELHENPLTNSFYVSDIGCFPRAKFHYRERPQGCDSHILMYCVEGEGWMESHHNKLIQIKERQLAVIPAGTPHRYGASDVNPWTIYWMHLKGPHAAALIQTYAMDIEPLTFTLNLHSQWIEDFEQCYALLSDKPYAMRNHIYVSQCIRHLISHVGLSTMNSEQDKKNERYLEQAIRYMTDRINSPISLPDVAKHIGLSKQHLIYLFNQETGVPPIEFYLRLKMQRAGQLLALTDLHIKEIATAIGMQDPYYFSRLFKKIMGCSPTQYRSIPKG; encoded by the coding sequence ATGACAGATATCTCATTAAAGCCGGATGGCTTCGATGAGCAGAAGCTTTTTGTGCTGCCCGATTTCATGATGAATGAATTACATGAGAATCCGTTAACAAATTCCTTCTATGTGAGTGACATTGGCTGCTTCCCAAGAGCGAAGTTTCATTATCGAGAGCGTCCACAAGGATGTGACTCGCATATTCTGATGTATTGCGTAGAGGGTGAAGGGTGGATGGAGAGTCATCACAATAAGCTGATTCAAATAAAAGAACGGCAATTAGCTGTCATTCCTGCCGGAACACCCCATCGATATGGTGCTTCAGATGTGAATCCCTGGACAATCTACTGGATGCATCTAAAAGGACCGCATGCCGCTGCGTTGATTCAAACTTATGCCATGGATATAGAGCCGCTAACCTTTACACTGAACCTTCATAGCCAATGGATCGAAGATTTCGAGCAATGTTATGCCCTGTTATCGGATAAGCCTTATGCCATGCGTAATCATATCTATGTGTCTCAGTGCATTCGTCATCTGATCAGCCACGTGGGATTGAGTACCATGAACTCTGAGCAAGATAAAAAGAACGAACGTTATCTTGAGCAAGCCATTCGCTATATGACGGATCGAATCAACAGCCCTATTTCACTCCCGGATGTAGCGAAGCATATAGGATTATCGAAACAGCATCTAATTTATCTATTTAATCAAGAAACCGGAGTCCCCCCGATTGAATTCTATCTGCGCCTCAAAATGCAGCGAGCCGGTCAACTGCTAGCATTAACCGATCTACATATTAAAGAAATCGCTACTGCTATCGGGATGCAGGACCCCTACTACTTTTCTAGATTGTTCAAAAAAATAATGGGATGCTCGCCGACTCAATATCGAAGCATCCCAAAAGGGTAA